A region of the Perognathus longimembris pacificus isolate PPM17 chromosome 7, ASM2315922v1, whole genome shotgun sequence genome:
cctgccctctgccctctgcccagcccccgccctctgcccaggccctgccctctgcccaggccctgccctcagcccagcctctgccctctgcccagcccccgccctctatcctctgccccagcccctgccctctgccccagcccctgccctctgcccagcccctgccctctgcccagcccctgccctctggctagcccctgccctctgcccagcccctgccctctgcctagcctctgccctctgcctagCCTCTGCCCTGTCCTGCCCCCGCCCTCTGCTCTGTCGCTGTCAGTGCCGCAGGTAAAGTGTTCAGGGTTCTGGCGGGCAGCTGGGGGAAGGGCTCCAGCAGGGCAGCTGCCGTCCCCTGACCCCCGGCCCACCCCGGTGTCCCAGGGCTGCTGAGGGGCTTGGGCTGTGGCCGGTGAGAATCGGGCCCTCCTGGGCTCCAGGGAGCCTCTGCCGCGGTCAGCACCACGGACAGCAGCCCGGGCTCCGCCGGGCGGCCAGCGTGGCTCCGCGCTGCCCCACTTTCCCGCCCTGCGTCCTGGGCGCTCCCCTGGGCAGGCAGCGCGAGGGCTGCGAGGTGTGAGAACGGTTCTCAGAGCCGCCCGGAGGGGGCCCCCGGTGCTGCCGGGGACAGGACTTGGCCTTGGCCCCATCTCCTCCGGTGCTAGCTCCGGCCGGGGCCGCGCAGGCGGAGCGGAGGGACGGGAGGAAGGAGCTGGTGGGCAGCGGGCGGCCCCCTTCGGGTCGGGGGCTGGGCCTGAGCGTCAGCGCGCCCCTCTTGCTGCTCTGCGTGGCGCCTGGCGCTCTGGACGTGACCCGGCGTGCCCCCGGCGGGCACGGCACGCCCCTGGGAGAGGCtgcaggtgcggggggggggggctacgaCCTCACACAGGGGCCCCGAGCCCCGAGGAGCAGGGGGGCCGAGTGGGGAGGTGTGGGCATTGAAGCCAGCGCGTCTGGCGTGCCGCGCCATGCCTGGCTGGGGCGGCCCTGGCGGGCGTCCGCCGCCGTCCTCCCATCCGTCCTCCCGTCCGTCCCCGCGGACTCGTCGCTTGTGAGCGAGGACGGGGTGGCTGGTGCACCGCGGCTCTCTGGGGCCCTCGTGGGGAGCCGTGGCCCGTTGCTGACCACAGCCCCGCTCGGGACGGCTGGGTGCCCTGCCTGGCCTGGTCCTGCCCGTCTGGTCCACGGAGGCTCCGTGGCGTCAGTGCCCCGGGCTGGCCGTGGGCTCAGGACACCTGCCTGCAGACACTGGGGGGCCGCTACTGCCCGGCTCCCCAGAGCCCCCGGGGCCCGAGGGGACTGGAAACCCGGGGGCAGGGGAGAGCCCTGGTCTTGGGATGGAGGGGGCCCGGGACACCCCGGTCTCCTCGGGGCGTGGGAGCCGCACTGCTGCAATGGCGGGTCCTTGCAGTGTCGGTGTGGAGCCGATGGAGGACGGAGCAGATGGACCGGCGTCCCGAGTCCAGCCCTCCATCTGCACCGCTGAGCCTCCCCAGCTCCTGGCACCTTCCCCAGCGTGCGCAGCGCCCCCTCCTGGGGCAGGTGCGAGATGCCAGGCCCCGCCTCTCGGAGGCCAGAGCCTGCTGCTTTGCTctgagagggctgggggggggcggggggggaacaGCCATCGCACGAGCCTTCCGACTAGCCTGCGCGTGCGGGCTACGGGCTGGCTGGACAGACTTCCCGtggaggggcagggggtgggcaggccggggctgcggggcctGGGTGGGAGGGGTCTTTGGTTCCTGGGAAGTCCCCCACCCGGGCAGCCCGGTGTGCAGaggccccaccccagccagctgAAGGGCCCCAGATGTGGCCagaggtggagagggagagagcttGGGCTCCTGTGGCTCCGGGAGGGGGCCAGGAGAGCACGGCCCTGACTCGGGTGTTCAGGCCGAGGCCCTGAGCAGCCGTGAGCTCCCTCTGAAGCTCGCCAAGACCCCGGTTCCCAGCCCTCCTGGGTGAGCCGGCCAGAGCCGGAGTTTGGCAGCCCAGGTCTCGGAGGAGCCCATACTCCCCGGGGTCAGCAGAGGCCTGTGGGCCAGCGCCAAGGAGGCCCCGGGGaagagcgggggcgggggcggggggcggggggcgggggcgggggcgggcgctgGCCGAGCCCAGGTCTGACCCATCAGGGCGAATGTCTGGACGGGCACCGGGGACTTGGCCGAGGAACTCTGGGAGGTCAGGGCTGGAAGGCCCGCTCCGTTTCCAGAACACCTGCCCTGGCACCTGCGCTGGGGCcgcaggaggccctgggctctCTAGGAAACGGATCCCGAGCCTCAGAGTGGAGGAGTGGAGGGGCCCCGCCTTCCTCCGCCTCCGGTCTCCTCCCGGCTCTGCCCGCTCCACCCAGAGCTGCCTGGCCGTGCCAGCTGCTGCCCTCCCTGCCTGGCCCGAGCGCCTCTGCCTCCCGTGGGctctgcccactgcccactgcacctgggggggggcaggcagggtcGGTGGCTCTCTGGGACGTGGCCCCGACCCCCTAGCAGCTGCGGTCCTGGTATGGTGGCTCAGCAGCCGGGGCTGCCCAGTGCGGGCTGGACACGGCGCCCGGGAGCCCAGGAGCGGCAGGcctgccgggccgggccgggccggaggAAGGGGAGGCAGAACTGGAGGCAGGGATAGGAGCCCCGGGGACGCGGGACGAGGGGCCCTACCGGAgcaggaagctgtggcatggGCTATGAATAGCCTCGCGTTCCTGGCAGGACTGCCCCCAGCTGAGCTGCCACGGGCCGTGGCCAGGAATGGGGGGGCAGGAAAGGGACCCCCACTGAGGTGGGACGTGGCTCCCGCACCCTCGGAGGCCCTGGCTgtgtggggcagggggagggaggcctgGCCATGGGGCCTCCCAGGCCCTGGGGCGTTGAGGTGGCCTGGAAGGCCTGGGCGGGGGCCACCGCACAGGGGCCTCCCCGGGCAGTGGGCCTTACGATGTCCTGCCCTGCCGCCATGGCTGGCTGTGTGGAACGTTCCTGAAgttcagtgccccccccccacgccccgggcCGCCTGGGACCTGCTCCCTACagggcagcccccctccccctccccctccctccagatGGAGGGCTGGATCCTGGGGCCATGAGCACTGGCCCACCCTCCCCGGTGTGGGGGGCTCCGAGAGCGGGTGGGAGGCAGAGGTTCGGGGCCAGGGAGAGTGGAGGGCCCCGGGGAGTCTGTTCCCAGTGCGAGGGGCACGGGCGGGTGTGCAGAGCGAGGCCCCTCCCCACCGCCGGGCtgggcgctgtgtgtgtgtggggggggccgTTCCTGCAGGACGCCGGGGCCCTGCGGCGGGGAGGGCGCTGCGGGAGGAAAAGGGCACGTCCGCCCCCGGGCCTGCGGATGGGGTGCACTCACCCCGGGGGGCAGGAGGCTCCCGCCAGGCCCCGGGCCCCTGGGGTCCCGCCGGGAGGACTGGAGGGAGCCGGCTCACACTCCctgataaagtaaaaatagttggGGAGGAGGCGCCCAGACGTGTGGGGGGCGCGCTGCTTCTCTCAGACGTTTAAATAATCTCGGCCATATGTGTGTGGGccggtcctccctccctccctgcctccctccctcctccctcccccgagGCACTGGGCCAGGGGCTGCTCTGGTCCCTGGGAGggccgcgggccggggcgggggagcccctcctgcctctcctccccccGCACTGTCCCAGTGCCCCCCATGCTGGGCTGGCCTGCGGGAGACGGGAGCTTGGGAACCTTGGGGCTtctgaggaagggctggggggcTCTGTCCCCCCATTTCCGTGCTGCTGGCCCCTGTATGTGGGGTGGACCTAGGGGGGCCTCCTGAGGAGGTCCTCTAGGAGAGGTagaaaggcagaggaagaggccCGGCTGGGGGAGAAGGACGGCAGAAAGGGGGCTGGTTgtctgggcaggggttgtgctgccCCGGGacggggagagggggcgggggagggagggaggttatgTCCAAGCCCAGCCCTGTCGCAGGTGCATGGAGGACAGTGGGGAGGGtgtgctgctgtgtgtgtgtgcacgtgtgtgtgtgcgtgtgtgcatgtgtgcgcgtgtgtgaggCCCCGTCCCGTGAGTGTCTGTTCTGTGTGTGAGGAGGGTgtgctgccgtgtgtgtgtgcacgtgtgtgtgtgcgtgtgtgcacgtgtgcgcgtgtgtgtgaggCCCCGTCCCGTGAGTGTCTGTTCCGTGTGTGAGGAGGGTGTGCtgccgtgtgtgcgcgtgtgtgtgtgtgtgtgtgcgtgtgcgtgtgtgtgtgtgcacgtgtgtgtgtgtgcgtggccCCATCCCATGAGTGTCTGTTCCGTGTGTGAGGAGGGTgtgctgccgtgtgtgtgtgcacgtgtgcgtgtgtgcgtgtgtgcacgtgtgtgtgcgtgtgcgtggccCCATCCCATGAGTGTCTGTTCCGTGTGTGAGGAGGGTGTGCcgccgtgtgtgcgtgcgcgtgtgtgtgcgtgcgcgtgtgtgtctgTTCCGTGTGCGAGGAGGGTGTGCCGCACCCGCCTGTGTCCCGGTGCCCGTGGGGGGTGATTTGtggggtttgatttcccagctctCCCCGGGCGAGGCGGGGCAGCCGAGCCTCCTGCTGCCCCAGGGTGGGGACAAGATCCGACCGCCCCTGCCCTCCGGAGCCCTGCAGGGGCTCGGGCCCCGCGCtgcagaggaggggggagggggtcctgtcTCCCCGGGGGCCAGTGGGCACAGGGGTGCCGGGGTCATCCTGCTCGCCCGTGGGGGTCACGTGGGGCCCTCCCTGGACCCCCGACAGCTGCACGGCATCTCCACCCCACCGTCTCTCTGTCCTGAGCACCGGGAGGATGGACGGGCTTCCCGGAGCCCGCGGAGGCCGCGTCGCTGTGCCCTGCGGCTCCGGGGCAGGCCGAGCGCCGGCACCGGCTCCGCCTGCGCGTCTGTCCTCACCTGCGCCCTCCAGCCGGTGCTGGCTGCAGGCCCGGCCACGAGGGACAGAGGGGAGGGCGAGCCCTGGCCTGCTGCCCTCCAGAGGCCTCGGGGGGTCCTGGGGGGCAGTGGGGAGACAGGAGCTGGGTCACCAGCAGTGAACGCGCTGCCTCTCCTTGGCCTGCGCTgcccgcccgcggccccggccTGGGGTTGGGGTGAGCTGGGACCAGCTGCCGTCTCTCCTCCCGCACCTCACCCCTGCAGGGCGCCTGAGCcagggaggctgcagtgtggacccGGGCTGCCCCCAGGCAGAGCCCAGCGCCCGAAACCTCAGGACCCAGCCTGCGCCCTGGCCTCCCCCGTGGGCCGCTGGGGCCCAGCCCGGGACAGGCCCAGAGCACGGAGGAGTCAGGGCTGAGGCTCAGCCCGGGACAGGCCCAGAGCACGGAGGAGTCGGGGCGGCTGGGGCCCAGCCCGGGACAGGCCCAGAGCACGGAGGAGTCGGGGATGCTGGGGCCCAGCCCGGGACAGGCCCAGAGCACGGAGGAGTCGGGGCTGGGGCCCAGCCCGGGACAGGCCCAGAGCACGGAGGAGTCGGGGCTGGGGCCCAGCCCGGGACAGGCCCAGAGCACGGAGGAGTCAGGGCTGGGGCCCAGCTCAGGACAGGCCCAGAGCACGGAGGAGTCGGGGCGGCTGGGGCCCAGCCCGGGACAGGCCCAGAGCACGGAGGAGTCGGGGATGCTGGGGCCCAGCCCGGGACAGGCCCAGAGCACGGAGGAGTCAGGGCTGGGGCCCAGCTCAGGACAGGCCCAGAGCACGGAGGAGTCGGGGCTGGGGCCCAGCTCAGGACAGGCCCAGAGCACGGAGGAGTCAGGGCTGGGGCCCAGCTCAGGACAGGCCCAGAGCACGGAGGAGTCGGGGCTGGGGCCCAGCTCAGGACAGGCCCAGAGCACGGAGGAGTCGGGGATGCTGGGGCCCAGCCCGGGACAGGCCCAGAGCACGGAGGAGTCGGGGATGCTGGGGCCCAGCCCGGGACAGGCCCAGAGCACGGAGGAGTCGGGGCTGGGGCCCAGCCCGGGACAGGCCCAGAGCACGGAGGAGTCGGGGCTGGGGCCCAGCTCGGGACAGGCCCAGAGCACGGAGGAGTCAGGGCTGGGGCCCAGCTCAGGACAGGCCCAGAGCACGGAGGAGTCGGGGATGCTGGGGCCCAGCTCAGGACAGGCCCAGAGCACGGAGGAGTCGGGGATGCTGGGGCCCAGCTCAGGACAGGCCCAGAGCACGGAGGAGTCGGGGCTGGGGCCCAGCCCGGGACAGGCCCAGAGCACGGAGGAGTCGGGGCGGCTGGGGCCCAGCCCGGGACAGGCCCAGAGCACGGAGGAGTCGGGGCTGGGGCCCAGCCCGGGACAGGCCCAGAGCACGGAGGAGTCGGGGCAGAGCggtgtcctgggggtggggggaggccgagGCCCTCGGTGACCTGGTTTTGGAGGCTGGCCACCGGGCCTGCAGAAACTGCCCAGGTCTGCCATTGGGAAGCCCGGCGGTGGACGTCTCAGCCTCACCCGGACCCCGCCTGGGAGGTGGGGTGGCCCGGTGTGGATGTGGGGCCGTGGCGCTTACTGAAAGGGACAGGAAGGAGCCTGGGGCCCTCGGGCTTGGCTCCACGCCCGGAGCTGGGTGAGAGGGCGGAGCCGGGCTGCCCGGCTCGGAGCTGCGAGTTCACGTTGGGGGCTGCGCGCTGGCGCTGGGTTCGAGCCCGCGTGGCCGTGGACTGGCTGGGCCCTCCGGCTCTGTCGGTCCCTTGTTCCGCCGCACGGAGGGGCCTCACCACCACCCAGAGCTGGCTGTTCCGGGTCccctgcctgggcctggctccCTCAGCCTGAAGTTGCGCTGCCAGAGGCCCGCGAGGGTCACCTTGGTCCCCaggaggtggcggggggggggggggggttgccggCAGAGCTCCGTGTCAGGAGGATTAGCTGGGCCTCCTCCCGCCCGGTCGCGGAGGATTATGGCCGGGGCccctgaggaggggctggggagtctGGGGCGCAGGGGCTCAGGCTCTGCTTGGCGGGACGGGCACGGGGCCCCTGCGATCTGGGCCCCCGCCGTCCCTGGTCTGTCACcaacccccccccgcccggaGTGGAAGGCCAGCCAGGGGcatgacgaggaggaggagggggcgtgACTGACCGGTCCTGGGGAGCTTTGGGTCCAGGGGCACCCCAGATTGGGCGAGGCCGGGCGGGGTGGAGAGGTGTGCCTGGAGAGCTTCGTCTCGTACGTGGGGGAGGGGCACGGACGTGGCCGGCTCGGCGGGGGGAGGCCGGAGGGAGTGTGGGCGGCCCGTGCTCCCCATCCTTGCCTAGCCTGGGgtccctgggggccccgggtctCGGGGGGGGCGGTGTTTCCCGTCTCTCCGCCCTGGCTCTGGCTCCGCTGCTTCCTGAGAGCCCGGGGCTTCCCATCCACAAGCAGCCGCGCTGCCAGGGGCCCTCGTGGCCGCCCTGAAGATTCTCAGGACTCAGTCCTTCCTGTCCCGGCCGCTAATGGCTCCCTAATCCAATCTGAGGCAGAAAGGGCAGGATGCCTCCGACCTCAAGCGAGCAAACGAGGCAGAGCCGCTGGCCAAGGCTCCTAATTGGGTTCTGCATTTGGCTTTGAGTTGATTACGTCGGATCTGGGCTGGCAGGTCCTGGTTCTCTGGGGTCAGACTTCCTATGGCGGAGGACATGGAAACAGCCGGGGCCAACCGACCGGGCTGGGCAGGAGGCGCCAGGGGTCCTGGTTGCAGTGGGCTGTGGGTGTCGTGGGGTCCCAGGGCGTTCTTGCCCCTGACCAGACCGCCCGTCCTGTCGTGGGGCCTGGCCTGGGAAGGCAGCCGGGAGGCCGCGGGCGACAGTGGAGGGGTGTCACGGTTCCTTCTCCTTTCCACCGAGGGCCACCGGAGTGCCCAGTGCTCCTCAGGTGCTCCACTGTGGCTGGGTGCTCTCCACCGGGCCTCAGTGCCAGTTGCCAGGTAGGTGGGCTGATCCTTTCTGAGCCAAGCCCCCCCCTTGACAAGTGGCTGTTGTGAGGGGCAGCCTGCCTGGGCACCTCGGCCTGGGCACCTCGGCCTGGGCACCTCGGCCTGGGCATCTCGGCCTGGGCATCTCGGCCTGGGCATCTTGGCCTGGGCACCTCAGCCTGGGCACCTCGGCCTGGGCATCTCAGCCTGGGCACCTCGGCCTGGGCATCTCGGCCTGGGCATCTCGGCCTGGGCATCTCAGCCTGGGCATCTCAGCCCTGGGCATCTCATCCCTGGGCATCTCGGCCTGGGCACCTCAGCCTGGGCATCTCATCCCTGGACACCTCGGCCTGGGCATCTGAGCCTGGGCATCTCAGCCCTGGGcatctcagcctgggcactgcagCCTTGGGCACTGCAGCCCTGGGCatctcggcctgggcactgcagCCTTGGGCACTGCAGCCTTGGGCatctcggcctgggcactgcagCCTTGGGCACCTCAGCCTTGGGCACTGCAGCCTTGGGCACTGCAGCCTTGGGCATGGGCGCGGCAGTGCATGTGGTCTGGGTGACGGGCCATCGCGCTCCCGGCCTGGTGAGTGGAGCGGCAGGTCAGCCTGGGTGGCTGGGCGTTGAGGTGAGGCTGCCCATCCCAGGGCCGAGAGCAGGACTCCAGACAGGAAGGGCCGAAGGCCCAGGGCCCCCATGCCGGCCTGTGCCAAGAATGGAGGTGGAAAGTGCTCCCCGATGCCCTGGTCCAGCTCCCCGGGGCTGGAAGGGGCTGGGCCGCAGGCTGGGCCCTGCcccccggggggagggcggggacagTGCGCGGCTGCCGATCCCCACGGGACTGGGTAGCCTGAGATGTGGGAGCGCGGGAGGGAGGGCAGCTCCGGGCACGCGGCGGGGCAGGGTGTGAGGAGACGCCCCTGCCCGGGCCTGGTAATGCCTTCTGGGGTTGCAGCCGTGTCTTTGGGTCCCAGGGGAGTCCCCACGTGTCCTGCGGCCATTGCTCAGCCTGTCCCGTGCAGCGGAGAGCGCCCTGGCCTCAATCCTCCGGCCAGCTGGGCTGCTGGCTTAGCGTGGGGACTGGCTGGAGGGCGGGCAGTGTGCGGCtgggcccctccccagcccctgctcttcctgttctccctggggggggggtagaggggagggggggaggggggcggcggacCAGGACTGGTGTGCTAGTCAGGCCAATGTCAGGGGTCTGAGggcagctctgggggggggggtctgagggcagttctgggggggggcaggggaattGGGGGGCtctgcagaggaggaggaggaggaagaggaggctgggTAGAGGAAGGGAGCCCCAAGGAGCCCGTGCACCTGGCACTGCCTCGCCTGACCTGCACTGAGGCCCCTCTGGCCCCTGAGTGGCCTCTGCCACCACGGCAGGCCTGGGCTCCGGCCGTCAACCCCAGCCGGCCATGGGCAGGGGCCTGCATGGCAGAGGGCCCCTTTGGGTTGGAGAGCATGGTGGTGTGCCCTCGGTGGCCGCTCAGCCTACTGGGTGAGAGGGGGCAGAAGAGAGGCCCCGGCAGAGAACTGGCCAAGCCCCAGGGACACGGGGCCATCCAGGAACCTGGGCAGGCTAGGGGCTGGAGGCGCTGCAGGCCTGGGCTCCACCTGGGCCCCGCACCAGCTGCGAGCCTCCCACCCCTTGCATCTCCCCTGGGGGCCACCAGGGCCCAGGAACACTGAccgctttccctcctccccaaggagccccccccccaagccgcTGGGAGCCGAGCCCCAGGTGGGGAAGGGGCACGGCGGGGCTGGAACCCCGTTTGGATCACTGGGACGGTGGGCACAGGGGGACCCTAAGCTCTCACTGAGGGTGCCTGGCACTTGGGGGGTCAGCAGCTTCCTCTGCCCGGCTGGGGTGGGCTGTGTGCTGGGAGGGGACGCGCGGCCCCTGGAGGTGGGTGGAGGGGAAGAGGacagtgggcgggggggggggggggacggtccCGTGTGTGCCCTGGGCAGGCCTGGGCGGGGCTGTCTGCTTGCTCGCTTCTGCTCTTACTGGCAATGGGGGCCTCGTCCAGCGTCACCTTCCTGTGCGGGCCTCCGCGGCCTGTCCCTGGTTCCCTGTCCCCAGCCCGCTGTACCGGTGACCCACGCGTGCCTTTGAGAGCCCAGCCCCCTCAGGCGTGGGGTTCCCTTCTGCCCCGTCAGAGGTATCTTCCTTCCAGAAGTCTCCCTGGGCTGGTGCTGCCGGGTGGCCCTCGTGCTGTCGGTTGTTCTGAGCCGCAGCTGgggcggccggcggggcgggggtggggggggactgaGCCGCCCCTCGGCCAGGCCAGCCGGCCCTGACCTGAACTCCACCGAGCCTGCGGCCTCCTCCTCTGGGACCCGGGGCAGGAAGCCGAGAGGACGGAGGAAGGCGGGGGTCTGGGAAGGGGAGTGGGCCGCGGCCCAGCCTCTCAGCCCTCTGCAGGGCCTCCTTCGTGGTGTGGGGGCGAGAACGGACTGGCGTGGGGCTGGCCCggctgctggggggagggggcccctcCCGAGGGCCCCACACGGAGGCAGAGCGCCGCTCGGAAGCGGGACTGGGACTCAGAGTGGCGCATGGCCGGTGCCGACGGCCAGGCGGGGCACGGGGAAGGGCTCGGCCCACCCTGTGCCCATCAGGGGGCCTCTGCACAGTGCCCCCCAAGAGCCTGCCTGGCCCCACGCCTCTGTGGCTTTGAATCGGTGGCCGGTCCGGCTGCCGGGCCCTCCAGGCCCGCGGGGTTACCGGGGCCGCGGCGGTGGCGGgctggacggggcggggcggggcgtacGCGGGGGACCCGGCCCGGCCTCCGTGACCGGGGCCACCCAAGGAGGGTGGTGGCCCCTGCGTCCCCGGGGGGCACGCGGGGTGCTTCCACAGCCCCCCAGCCCTCACGGCCGCCGTTGTGTCGTCTGTCCCCCGTGCCCAGTGGAGCGATGCATGAGCGCCATGCAGGAGGGCACGCAGATGGTGAAGCTTCGCGGCAGCTCCAAGGGCCTGGTCCGCCTCTACTACCTGGACGAGCACCGCTCCTGTCTCCGCTGGCGACCCTCACGCAAGAACGAGAAGGCCAAGAGTGAGTGGGCAGCCGGCTGGGAGGGCGGGGGCCGGAACCGGGGAGCACTGGGGCAGGAGCCTCCCGGGGAGCCGCCGGGCACCGCCGCTTCGGGTGCCCGCGGGCTCCAGGGCCTCTAGGCCGAAGGGCTCTGGGACTCAGCGCGGGCTGGGCGGCTCCGTGCCCGGCCCCGTGCCCGACGCTGGTGGTTGGTGAAGGGCGAAAGGTGATTAGTCCTGCTGAGGGGTTCAAAGCTTCCGGAAGTAGAAGAAAGAGGTGCCAGCTGGGCGCACTGAGGGCCTGTGAGGCTTGAGGGAGGACAGGGCGGGCGGCTTGGGGCGCCTGAGGGTGAGGCGGGGTCCTGAATCCCGGGGAGCCGGAGGCTGGAGAGACCTCCACTTGGCCAACGGCAGGCCCCAGCGGGGCCAGGACCGAGCGCTGCCCCGGTGCCCCGGGGACTGGCGAGACGCGGGCCCCACGGCCAGGGTGGCCTGGGCTG
Encoded here:
- the LOC125354426 gene encoding collagen alpha-1(III) chain-like, whose amino-acid sequence is MRHSESQSRFRAALCLRTPAFLRPLGFLPRVPEEEAAGSVEFRLSGHRGHTTMLSNPKGPSAMQAPAHGRLGLTAGAQACRGGRGHSGARGASVQAGMGALGLRPFLSGVLLSALGWAASPQRPATQADLPLHSPGRERDAQLQAEGARPRQGTRNSQLWVVVRPLRAAEQGTDRAGGPSQSTATRARTQRQRAAPNVNSQLRAGQPGSALSPSSGRGAKPEGPRLLPVPFSKRHGPTSTPGHPTSQAGSGTPLCPDSSVLWACPGLGPSPDSSVLWACPGLGPSRPDSSVLWACPGLGPSPDSSVLWACPELGPSIPDSSVLWACPELGPSIPDSSVLWACPELGPSPDSSVLWACPELGPSPDSSVLWACPGLGPSPDSSVLWACPGLGPSIPDSSVLWACPGLGPSIPDSSVLWACPELGPSPDSSVLWACPELGPSPDSSVLWACPELGPSPDSSVLWACPELGPSPDSSVLWACPGLGPSIPDSSVLWACPGLGPSRPDSSVLWACPELGPSPDSSVLWACPGLGPSPDSSVLWACPGLGPSPDSSVLWACPGLGPSIPDSSVLWACPGLGPSRPDSSVLWACPGLSLSPDSSVLWACPGLGPSGPRGRPGRRLGPEVSGAGLCLGAARVHTAASLAQAPCRGEVREERRQLVPAHPNPRPGPRAGSAGQGEAARSLLVTQLLSPHCPPGPPEASGGQQARARPPLCPSWPGLQPAPAGGRRTERRWGGDAVQLSGVQGGPHVTPTGEQDDPGTPVPTGPRGDRTPSPLLCSAGPEPLQGSGGQGRSDLVPTLGQQEASADPGEYGLLRDLGCQTPALAGSPRRAGNRGLGELQRELTAAQGLGLNTRPSQSKAAGSGLREAGPGISHLPQEGALRTLGKVPGAGEAQRCRWRAGLGTPVHLLRPPSAPHRHCKDPPLQQCGSHAPRRPGCPGPPPSQDQGSPLPPGFQSPRAPGALGSRAVAAPQCLQAGVLSPRPARGTDATEPPWTRRAGPGQAGHPAVPSGAVVSNGPRLPTRAPESRGAPATPSSLTSDESAGTDGRTDGRTAADARQGRPSQAWRGTPDALASMPTPPHSAPLLLGARGPCSSKRGALTLRPSPRPEGGRPLPTSSFLPSLRSACAAPAGASTGGDGAKAKSCPRQHRGPPPGGSENRSHTSQPSRCLPRGAPRTQGGKVGQRGATLAARRSPGCCPWC